The following coding sequences lie in one Capnocytophaga stomatis genomic window:
- the pncA gene encoding bifunctional nicotinamidase/pyrazinamidase has product MKALIIIDVQNDFMPTGALPVAEGDKIIPFINKEMHSGYDIIVATQDWHPQNHQSFASNHKGKNTFEMIDLHGINQILWPNHCVQGTFGADLHKDLDKCPISAIFRKGMNPEVDSYSAFFDNNKLNSTGLHGFLKDKNVTELTFCGLAGDFCVAYSVNDALSLGYKVRLLKEGIRSISPMEYERYVSEWGIEQL; this is encoded by the coding sequence ATGAAAGCACTCATTATTATTGATGTACAAAATGACTTTATGCCAACCGGAGCATTACCTGTAGCTGAGGGTGATAAAATCATACCTTTTATAAATAAAGAAATGCATTCCGGTTATGATATTATTGTAGCAACTCAGGATTGGCACCCGCAAAATCACCAGAGTTTTGCCTCTAATCACAAAGGAAAAAATACTTTTGAAATGATTGATTTGCACGGAATTAATCAAATACTGTGGCCTAATCACTGCGTGCAGGGTACCTTCGGGGCTGACTTGCATAAAGATTTAGACAAATGTCCTATCTCCGCGATTTTCCGCAAAGGAATGAATCCTGAGGTTGATAGTTATAGTGCCTTTTTTGACAATAACAAACTCAATAGTACGGGACTTCACGGATTCTTAAAAGACAAAAATGTTACAGAACTAACTTTCTGCGGGTTAGCAGGAGATTTTTGCGTAGCCTACAGTGTAAACGACGCTCTTTCTTTAGGTTATAAAGTTCGTTTGCTGAAAGAAGGTATTCGTTCCATCAGCCCTATGGAATATGAAAGATACGTTTCTGAATGGGGAATTGAGCAATTGTAA
- a CDS encoding glycoside hydrolase family 20 protein, producing MKIKSILTYLAGALFIVSCQTKKETSKADFQIIPMSKQISNEKEGNFVLNSSTKIIYPEGNEILKKNAAFLSEYIEKQSGISLTSTSGAENTENTIQLKTGLSSENKEAYQLTVNEKTIIIEGAIEAGVFYGIQTLRKSIPVKKVQEIEIGFVSISDEPRFGYRGAHLDVARHFFPVDSIKIFVDMLALHNMNTFHWHLTDDQGWRVESKKYPELTKIGSKRKETVIGRNSGEYDGKPYEGFYTQDELKEIVAYAKERHITVIPEIDLPGHMQAVLATYPELGCTGGPYEVWTQWGVSDDVLCAGNQKVYGFIEDILNEVADIFPSEYIHIGGDESPKVRWEKCPKCQLKIKELGIKKDDKHTAEEYLQSHVISFAERVLAKRGRKIIGWDEILEGGIAPNATVMSWRGIEGGTFAAQTGHDAIMTPMSFLYFDYYQSKDTENEPLAIGGYIPVERAYSFEPIPDALTPEQRKHILGVQANIWTEYIKTFKQVQYMALPRYAALAEVQWTQPEKKNYADFLQRVVPLIKIYELYGYNYATHIFDLKADITALEKEGAIEVAFATVDNAPVFYTLDGSEPTEKSEKYTQPIKIRKDAQLRAIGIRENGKTRIFSEDFKFNKATARAIDMKTEIYSSYKFNGASTLVDGCVGDQNFRTGRWIAFSGNDLEAVIDLVDVTEISKVAFNANVITGDWIYDARNFSVAVSDDGKNFQEVASETYPQEAEGHKSEIRTHSLSFNPTKTRYVKIKIASEHSIPNWHTQAKGKLGFLFVDEITIE from the coding sequence ATGAAGATAAAATCTATACTAACTTATTTGGCGGGAGCTTTGTTTATTGTTTCTTGTCAAACAAAAAAAGAAACTTCAAAAGCTGATTTTCAAATCATTCCAATGTCCAAACAAATTAGTAACGAAAAAGAAGGCAATTTTGTGCTAAACTCTTCTACAAAAATCATTTATCCGGAAGGGAATGAAATTCTGAAAAAAAATGCCGCATTCCTCTCCGAATACATTGAAAAACAATCAGGAATATCCCTAACTTCAACATCTGGAGCTGAAAATACAGAAAATACCATTCAGCTAAAAACAGGACTTTCATCTGAAAACAAAGAGGCTTATCAACTCACTGTAAATGAAAAAACTATAATCATCGAAGGAGCAATCGAAGCAGGCGTTTTTTACGGAATTCAAACTCTTCGAAAATCAATACCTGTTAAAAAAGTTCAAGAAATTGAGATTGGTTTTGTTTCAATTTCAGACGAACCTCGCTTCGGTTATCGCGGAGCACATTTGGATGTAGCTCGCCATTTCTTCCCGGTGGATTCCATCAAAATTTTCGTGGATATGTTGGCATTACACAATATGAACACTTTCCATTGGCATTTAACGGACGACCAAGGTTGGCGTGTGGAAAGCAAAAAATATCCTGAACTAACAAAAATAGGTTCAAAACGTAAAGAAACCGTAATCGGTAGAAATTCTGGAGAATACGACGGAAAACCCTACGAAGGTTTCTATACTCAAGACGAGCTTAAAGAAATCGTAGCCTACGCAAAAGAGCGTCACATTACTGTAATTCCTGAAATTGACCTGCCCGGGCATATGCAAGCTGTTTTGGCAACTTATCCCGAATTAGGCTGTACTGGAGGTCCGTACGAGGTTTGGACGCAATGGGGAGTTTCTGATGATGTGCTTTGTGCTGGAAATCAGAAAGTTTACGGATTCATCGAAGATATTTTGAATGAAGTTGCCGATATTTTTCCTTCAGAATATATTCACATCGGTGGTGATGAAAGCCCGAAAGTTCGTTGGGAAAAATGCCCTAAATGTCAGCTAAAAATCAAAGAATTAGGCATCAAAAAAGATGATAAACACACGGCTGAGGAGTATCTTCAAAGTCACGTAATTTCGTTTGCCGAGCGAGTTCTTGCCAAAAGAGGACGAAAAATTATCGGTTGGGACGAAATTTTGGAAGGAGGAATCGCTCCGAATGCTACTGTGATGTCGTGGAGAGGCATCGAAGGCGGAACATTCGCAGCACAAACCGGTCACGATGCTATTATGACGCCGATGTCCTTTCTTTATTTCGACTATTATCAATCGAAAGATACTGAAAACGAACCTCTTGCCATCGGTGGATATATTCCTGTAGAAAGAGCATACAGCTTCGAGCCTATTCCTGATGCACTTACCCCTGAGCAAAGAAAACACATTTTGGGCGTGCAAGCCAATATCTGGACGGAATACATAAAAACCTTCAAACAAGTGCAATATATGGCTTTGCCTCGATATGCTGCTTTGGCTGAAGTACAATGGACGCAACCCGAAAAGAAAAACTATGCCGATTTCTTGCAACGTGTAGTTCCGCTGATTAAAATCTACGAATTGTACGGATACAATTACGCTACACATATCTTTGATTTAAAGGCAGATATCACTGCTTTGGAAAAAGAGGGTGCTATTGAAGTAGCTTTCGCAACGGTTGATAACGCTCCCGTTTTCTATACTTTAGACGGAAGTGAGCCTACCGAAAAATCAGAAAAATATACCCAACCTATCAAAATCAGAAAAGATGCACAATTGCGTGCCATCGGAATTCGTGAAAACGGAAAAACACGCATTTTCTCGGAAGATTTCAAATTCAACAAGGCTACTGCGAGAGCCATTGATATGAAAACTGAAATTTATTCCTCATACAAATTCAATGGAGCTTCTACTTTGGTGGACGGCTGTGTGGGAGACCAAAATTTCAGAACAGGACGTTGGATTGCTTTTTCAGGAAACGATTTGGAAGCAGTGATTGATTTAGTTGATGTTACCGAAATTTCAAAAGTAGCTTTCAATGCAAACGTTATCACAGGTGATTGGATTTATGACGCTCGCAATTTTTCGGTAGCTGTATCCGACGACGGGAAAAATTTCCAAGAAGTAGCTTCTGAAACCTATCCGCAGGAAGCAGAAGGACACAAAAGCGAAATCCGTACACATTCTTTATCATTCAACCCAACAAAAACACGTTACGTAAAAATAAAAATCGCTTCGGAACACAGCATTCCAAATTGGCACACGCAAGCCAAAGGCAAATTAGGGTTTTTATTTGTTGATGAAATAACCATCGAATAA
- a CDS encoding SUMF1/EgtB/PvdO family nonheme iron enzyme, producing the protein MRKIITYVAAFCALATATNCVKEVEYDDLKLSSEKSSLRAGETTTFQVTSGSGEYDVMSAQESVVKASRSESVVTLRGIGKGETTVTVQDKVTGQKSAIKVTVLKALENLSLDKAEINVAPRESAIVNIRTGNGVYELSVANTNVARATVSGSKITVEARTIGSTTLTVKDKESNKTAQVKISVVEKLSLSKSELVVRANGSEVLSVVGSGQYVVKSSDEAIAKATLSGNKITVKSGKAGSATVSVTDVKTGKASDVKVVVLADVSLSKREVTLERGKENQEVVINSGSGEYTVSSANSNVATASISGGKLIIRGVSQGTTQITVKDSKTGKVAEVRVVVTVANITLSSLSATLRATETTNINILTGSGSYEATSSSIAVATTSVNGNRVVIVGKVIGSAKVTVKDKITGKTAVINVTVSAKNNIKLAQTTTEIKAGITRNVVISTGSGNYVAVSGNAGVATANISGNVLIVKGVKSGSTNITISNGIDNPTVLSVKVVAPAPVVPPTSTKGDVGELAIVEGGTFQMGTPSRGEGDEILHTVTLSSFKISKHEITNAQYAKFLTAKGNQRENGAIWYQGKDIVKEGNGFKARAGRENYPVVFVTWHGAKAYAEWVGGSLPTEAQWEYAARGGNKSKGYTYSGSNNLDEVAWYLDNSGGRLHEVGTRKPNELGIYDMSGNVWEWTADLYGVYTTTPQTDPTGATTGNNRVRRGASAFCTPNTNRATNRSNRAPNGIRHNLGFRVVFK; encoded by the coding sequence ATGAGAAAAATTATTACTTACGTGGCTGCCTTTTGTGCATTAGCCACAGCAACGAATTGCGTGAAAGAAGTAGAGTACGACGATCTTAAGTTGAGTTCTGAGAAGAGTTCACTTAGAGCGGGGGAGACAACAACTTTTCAAGTTACTTCAGGTAGTGGAGAGTATGATGTGATGAGTGCCCAAGAGAGTGTGGTGAAAGCATCAAGGTCAGAGTCTGTAGTAACTTTGAGAGGTATTGGTAAAGGGGAAACTACAGTTACAGTACAAGACAAAGTTACCGGGCAAAAATCAGCCATAAAAGTAACTGTACTTAAAGCTTTAGAAAATCTTTCCCTTGATAAAGCAGAAATTAATGTAGCACCGAGAGAGTCTGCGATTGTGAATATCAGAACAGGAAATGGTGTTTATGAGTTGAGTGTAGCAAATACAAATGTAGCAAGAGCTACTGTTTCTGGTTCAAAAATAACAGTGGAAGCGAGAACTATCGGTTCAACAACGCTTACTGTTAAGGACAAGGAATCAAACAAAACGGCTCAAGTAAAGATTTCTGTTGTTGAAAAACTGTCTTTAAGCAAATCGGAATTGGTTGTAAGAGCAAATGGCTCAGAAGTTCTTTCTGTTGTGGGAAGTGGTCAATACGTTGTAAAAAGCAGTGATGAAGCAATAGCTAAAGCAACTTTATCTGGAAATAAGATTACAGTTAAATCTGGAAAAGCAGGAAGTGCTACAGTAAGCGTTACAGACGTAAAAACAGGAAAAGCTTCTGATGTGAAAGTTGTAGTTCTTGCAGATGTATCTCTTTCAAAAAGAGAAGTAACTTTGGAAAGAGGGAAAGAAAATCAAGAAGTTGTAATTAATTCTGGTAGTGGAGAATATACAGTTTCTTCAGCTAACTCAAACGTAGCAACAGCATCTATCTCTGGTGGAAAATTGATTATCAGAGGTGTTTCTCAAGGAACAACCCAAATCACTGTAAAAGATAGTAAAACAGGAAAAGTTGCTGAAGTAAGAGTAGTGGTAACTGTAGCTAACATTACTTTATCTTCTTTATCAGCAACATTGAGAGCGACAGAAACTACAAATATAAACATTTTAACAGGTAGTGGTAGCTATGAAGCAACATCAAGTAGTATCGCAGTTGCTACAACTTCTGTCAACGGCAATAGAGTAGTTATTGTAGGTAAGGTTATCGGATCAGCAAAAGTTACTGTTAAGGATAAAATTACAGGTAAAACAGCGGTTATTAATGTAACTGTATCTGCAAAAAACAATATAAAATTGGCTCAAACTACCACAGAAATAAAAGCAGGTATCACAAGAAACGTGGTAATTAGTACAGGAAGTGGTAATTATGTTGCAGTTTCAGGAAATGCTGGAGTAGCGACAGCAAATATTTCAGGAAATGTATTGATTGTTAAAGGTGTTAAATCAGGGAGTACAAACATAACAATTTCAAATGGTATAGATAACCCTACTGTTTTGAGTGTTAAGGTGGTAGCTCCAGCTCCGGTTGTTCCACCAACTTCTACAAAAGGTGACGTAGGAGAGTTGGCAATTGTAGAAGGAGGAACTTTCCAAATGGGAACGCCTTCAAGAGGAGAAGGAGATGAAATTCTACACACTGTAACTTTAAGCAGTTTCAAAATAAGTAAACACGAGATTACAAATGCTCAATACGCTAAATTTTTGACAGCCAAAGGAAATCAAAGAGAGAATGGAGCGATATGGTATCAAGGAAAAGATATTGTTAAGGAAGGAAACGGTTTTAAGGCTAGAGCTGGTAGAGAAAATTATCCTGTAGTATTTGTTACTTGGCACGGAGCGAAAGCCTATGCGGAGTGGGTTGGTGGAAGTCTTCCTACAGAAGCACAGTGGGAATATGCAGCTCGTGGAGGAAACAAAAGTAAGGGGTATACTTATTCAGGAAGCAATAATCTTGATGAAGTTGCTTGGTATTTGGATAACTCAGGAGGAAGACTTCACGAAGTTGGGACTAGAAAACCGAATGAACTAGGAATATACGATATGAGTGGTAACGTTTGGGAGTGGACAGCTGATTTGTACGGGGTATATACTACAACACCACAAACTGACCCAACAGGAGCAACCACTGGAAATAATCGTGTAAGACGCGGAGCTAGTGCCTTCTGTACTCCAAACACTAACCGTGCTACAAACAGAAGTAACCGTGCACCTAACGGAATCCGTCACAATCTTGGATTTAGAGTTGTATTTAAATAA
- a CDS encoding peptide MFS transporter — protein sequence MLNPDYKLMLIAWLGVALWVGFVIFSNRKIHPKALFTLFMVELWERFSYYGMRALLILYMTANLIDGGFQFDDAKAFGIYGAYGALVYLTPILGGYFADKLIGFRKAIVIGAILMAAGQFTLFMNNQTTFFIGLALLVVGNGFFKPNISSMIGRFYADGDKRRDGAFTLFYMGINMGAFLAPLTCGAIGENEGWQYGFLTAGIGMLLGYIIFFFASRTSVFENVGLAPDEKPTKNVVSFVPNNVLPYAAIVVLVTISWILIQYNDVVDVLLGSLALIIIGYLLFQASKMETVAKQRIWVVVLLLMFTTIFWTFFELAGSALNLFTARNVHKEIFGVGIKTTFFQSFNPLFIMLFAPVFSWIWIKLSNLNKEPAAPYKFGTGLLLLGLGFLVLKFGGSYAKLGMVPAIFMVFLYLLHTLGELTLSPVGLSLVTKLSPKHMVAFMMGIWFLSSSIAHQGGKHISKLTTVNEKTIVESDAFQNSDIDNDLKAILSENEFKNQLEDKSVEAVLVSDEFIKKINEKNPQRQYAKSTVTIKEVLEDAENYSGMKREKIIKSATQEFLSFKGSEVHTEVATFDDYEKLVDNSAGVSVANVIKGESLNKGLSVFTMLGFIAIGCGVVLFLMGPFITRWMHGVK from the coding sequence ATGTTAAATCCAGATTACAAATTGATGTTAATAGCGTGGCTTGGCGTTGCGCTGTGGGTAGGGTTTGTTATTTTCTCCAATAGGAAAATCCATCCCAAAGCCCTTTTTACCCTTTTTATGGTGGAGCTATGGGAACGCTTCAGCTACTATGGTATGCGGGCACTCCTTATCCTTTATATGACTGCGAATTTAATTGATGGCGGGTTCCAGTTTGATGATGCAAAGGCTTTCGGAATTTACGGAGCTTACGGTGCATTAGTTTACTTAACGCCAATACTTGGCGGATACTTCGCTGATAAACTTATCGGTTTTCGCAAAGCAATTGTTATCGGTGCGATATTGATGGCAGCGGGGCAGTTTACTTTATTTATGAACAATCAAACTACTTTCTTCATCGGGTTAGCTTTACTTGTGGTAGGAAATGGTTTCTTCAAACCGAATATCTCTTCAATGATTGGTCGTTTTTATGCCGACGGAGATAAAAGACGTGACGGGGCGTTCACTTTATTCTATATGGGGATAAATATGGGTGCATTCTTAGCTCCTTTAACTTGTGGTGCCATCGGGGAGAATGAAGGTTGGCAATACGGATTCTTAACAGCCGGTATCGGAATGTTATTGGGGTATATTATATTCTTCTTCGCTAGCAGAACAAGTGTTTTTGAGAACGTAGGATTAGCTCCTGATGAGAAACCAACTAAAAATGTGGTGAGTTTCGTTCCAAACAATGTGCTTCCGTATGCTGCTATCGTGGTTTTAGTTACTATCTCGTGGATTTTAATTCAATACAATGATGTTGTAGATGTTTTGCTTGGAAGTTTGGCTCTTATTATCATTGGATATTTGTTATTCCAAGCCAGCAAAATGGAAACGGTTGCCAAACAACGTATTTGGGTAGTGGTTTTATTACTAATGTTCACCACGATATTCTGGACGTTCTTCGAGTTGGCTGGTTCGGCACTAAACCTATTTACTGCACGCAACGTACATAAAGAAATTTTTGGTGTGGGAATCAAAACTACTTTCTTTCAGTCATTCAACCCATTGTTTATAATGCTTTTCGCTCCTGTTTTTTCTTGGATATGGATAAAGCTATCTAATTTGAACAAAGAACCAGCTGCTCCGTACAAGTTTGGAACAGGTTTGCTATTGTTAGGACTTGGTTTCTTGGTACTTAAATTCGGTGGCAGCTACGCGAAATTAGGAATGGTGCCTGCTATATTTATGGTTTTCTTGTACTTATTACACACTCTTGGGGAACTAACACTTTCACCCGTAGGTTTATCATTAGTAACGAAACTTTCACCAAAACATATGGTAGCGTTTATGATGGGAATCTGGTTTTTATCTTCTTCCATTGCACATCAAGGAGGAAAACATATCTCTAAACTTACTACAGTAAACGAAAAGACTATTGTTGAGAGTGATGCATTCCAAAATTCGGATATTGATAATGATTTGAAGGCTATTTTATCTGAAAATGAGTTTAAGAATCAATTGGAAGATAAATCAGTTGAAGCAGTTTTAGTTTCTGATGAATTCATTAAGAAAATAAATGAAAAAAATCCGCAAAGACAATATGCCAAATCTACAGTAACTATTAAAGAAGTATTGGAAGATGCGGAGAATTACAGCGGAATGAAACGAGAAAAAATTATTAAATCGGCAACCCAAGAATTTTTATCTTTCAAAGGAAGTGAAGTACATACAGAAGTAGCAACCTTTGACGATTACGAAAAATTGGTTGATAATTCGGCAGGTGTTTCAGTAGCTAACGTCATCAAAGGAGAATCACTCAATAAAGGACTTTCTGTATTCACAATGTTAGGCTTTATAGCTATCGGTTGTGGTGTAGTGTTATTCCTAATGGGGCCATTCATTACCCGTTGGATGCACGGAGTGAAATAA
- a CDS encoding peptide MFS transporter has translation MTNNRKHPRGLFYLFFTEMWERFGYYLMLGIFVLYMIDPKNTGGLAIDDKNAYDIFGTFIALTYLTPFLGGFLADRILGYVKAIYIGGTLMGLGYIGLGLFQDLAMFYASMGLIIVGNGFFKPSISTLLGNLYSEEPYQENKDSGYNIFYMGINIGAFICNIIAAFMRNKFGWSEAFITAGVGIFLGLIIFTMGRKHILHANVLKPVQEGDTTITSVLVKVFLPAIITGAIGWAIPGNILGSDSTDAFIFACIPVVFFYFSLYARASQSDKKPIGALLAIFAVSLMFWAVFKQNGTVLTTWAKYYTDRSVPASIEKPMESIYLVEVKDFQDKETTMYDSEYRIVKDENDKPKKEIGKDIYFRNLPEKQKAELAANPNQKVFLYNPELFQSINPFWVIVLTPVVVGLFMFLRKRGSEPTTPAKIVLGMFISALSCLVMVGAMYASENGMVKASALWLVVAYGIITLGELCLSPMGLSLVSKLSPPRITALMMGGFFLSTAIGNKLSGVLAGMWYGYEHKSTFFWVNFGLLLVATIIGLSILKSLNRALREKGVK, from the coding sequence ATGACTAATAACAGAAAACATCCTCGGGGACTATTTTATTTATTTTTCACGGAAATGTGGGAGCGTTTCGGGTATTATTTAATGCTCGGAATCTTTGTTTTATATATGATTGACCCGAAAAATACCGGAGGTCTTGCCATAGATGATAAAAATGCATATGATATATTCGGAACGTTCATTGCACTTACATATCTTACTCCTTTTTTAGGTGGATTTTTGGCTGACAGAATCTTAGGATATGTCAAAGCTATTTACATCGGAGGAACTTTAATGGGATTGGGATACATAGGTTTAGGACTCTTCCAAGACCTTGCAATGTTTTATGCCTCAATGGGATTAATCATTGTAGGAAATGGTTTTTTCAAGCCGAGTATTTCTACTCTCTTAGGAAATCTTTATTCCGAAGAACCTTATCAAGAAAACAAAGATTCAGGATACAATATATTCTATATGGGAATTAATATTGGTGCGTTTATTTGTAATATCATTGCTGCCTTTATGCGTAACAAATTCGGGTGGAGTGAAGCATTTATAACCGCAGGTGTCGGAATATTCTTAGGATTGATTATCTTTACTATGGGACGTAAACACATTTTGCACGCAAACGTTTTAAAGCCAGTACAGGAAGGAGATACAACCATAACTTCAGTTCTTGTGAAGGTATTTTTACCAGCTATCATAACGGGTGCGATAGGTTGGGCAATTCCTGGTAACATTTTAGGAAGTGACAGTACAGATGCGTTCATTTTTGCTTGCATTCCGGTTGTATTCTTTTACTTTTCGCTATATGCACGTGCTTCACAGAGCGATAAAAAACCTATTGGTGCATTATTAGCAATCTTCGCTGTAAGTTTAATGTTCTGGGCTGTTTTTAAACAAAACGGAACCGTACTTACTACGTGGGCGAAGTATTATACTGACCGCAGTGTGCCGGCTTCTATAGAAAAGCCAATGGAAAGCATTTACCTCGTGGAAGTTAAAGATTTTCAGGATAAGGAAACAACTATGTACGATTCGGAATATAGAATTGTGAAAGATGAAAACGATAAGCCTAAGAAAGAAATAGGAAAGGACATCTATTTCCGAAATCTTCCTGAGAAACAAAAAGCCGAGTTAGCAGCAAACCCTAATCAGAAGGTGTTTTTATATAATCCGGAGTTGTTTCAATCAATTAATCCGTTTTGGGTAATTGTTTTGACGCCTGTGGTGGTAGGTCTGTTTATGTTTTTACGTAAACGAGGAAGCGAGCCAACTACTCCTGCCAAAATTGTATTAGGAATGTTCATTTCTGCATTAAGTTGCCTTGTGATGGTAGGTGCTATGTATGCTTCTGAAAACGGAATGGTAAAAGCTTCAGCATTATGGTTGGTTGTTGCATATGGTATTATTACTTTGGGAGAACTTTGCTTGTCACCTATGGGTCTTTCACTTGTGTCAAAGCTTTCACCGCCTCGTATTACAGCTCTTATGATGGGAGGATTTTTCTTATCAACAGCCATTGGAAATAAACTATCGGGTGTACTTGCCGGAATGTGGTACGGATATGAACACAAATCTACATTCTTTTGGGTAAACTTTGGGCTATTATTAGTAGCAACAATCATAGGTCTTTCTATTTTGAAATCACTCAATCGAGCTTTAAGAGAAAAAGGAGTAAAATAA
- a CDS encoding DUF6261 family protein translates to MKVNYRKLSTKDLAALAQRVIEAVKQSEISEAKTHLFMNKLEVSYQKYYAVISKKTFSGKGKTVAQANRERDKAFSDMKIFLSGYTRVSSAPNIDDAIALYNQFKIHGLKQDQLSYAEQTVQLGKLIEALSSEENQNHLKNLSLEVAFENLKTKHEEFKLHYSEQAQANAELRETTSATKQRKELERDLRRFLSLVTLMFDADEWISLYNNLNEFVKAAKS, encoded by the coding sequence ATGAAGGTAAATTACAGAAAATTATCAACAAAAGACTTAGCAGCTCTTGCACAACGAGTAATTGAAGCTGTAAAGCAATCAGAAATTAGTGAAGCGAAAACGCATTTGTTTATGAATAAATTAGAAGTTTCATATCAAAAGTATTACGCTGTAATTTCAAAGAAAACATTTAGCGGAAAAGGAAAGACCGTAGCTCAAGCTAATAGAGAACGTGATAAGGCTTTTTCGGATATGAAGATATTTCTTTCAGGTTACACGCGTGTTTCTTCTGCTCCTAACATTGATGATGCTATTGCTCTTTACAATCAATTTAAAATACACGGTCTTAAGCAAGACCAGCTTTCGTATGCAGAACAAACCGTTCAGTTAGGAAAACTCATCGAGGCACTTTCATCTGAAGAGAATCAAAATCACTTAAAAAACTTATCGCTTGAAGTTGCTTTTGAGAATTTAAAAACAAAGCACGAAGAGTTTAAATTGCATTACAGTGAGCAAGCTCAAGCCAATGCCGAACTTCGTGAAACTACTTCTGCAACTAAGCAACGCAAGGAATTGGAAAGAGATTTACGTCGTTTTTTAAGTCTTGTTACATTGATGTTTGATGCCGATGAGTGGATTTCATTATACAACAACTTAAATGAATTTGTAAAAGCTGCTAAAAGTTAA
- a CDS encoding SMI1/KNR4 family protein, which produces MFEITKKEDIIIPFKKIGDENWEKNTRFILTADGDELPEVVTEEEIQEIEKHLGAKLPDSLKLFYKTFGVADIGEELIDLKNISYLKEWWEEDAEYGPDFSEEDKKVLPYLVWFGDYLGNGNMFCFHTKTHEIYYFDHDTLPYLTKLFDDFSDYLKGCLIFLQLNYVSDEKWAKFEEVLEEVVSEFISEEVIKKWRY; this is translated from the coding sequence ATGTTTGAAATTACTAAAAAAGAAGATATTATCATTCCATTTAAAAAAATCGGAGATGAAAATTGGGAGAAGAATACACGTTTTATTCTGACCGCCGACGGAGATGAACTTCCTGAAGTAGTTACCGAAGAAGAAATCCAAGAGATTGAAAAGCATTTAGGAGCAAAACTTCCTGACAGCTTAAAACTTTTTTACAAAACATTCGGAGTAGCTGATATTGGAGAAGAACTTATTGATTTAAAGAATATAAGCTATTTAAAAGAGTGGTGGGAAGAGGATGCTGAATATGGTCCTGACTTTTCCGAAGAAGACAAAAAGGTTCTTCCCTACTTAGTATGGTTCGGAGATTATTTAGGCAATGGAAATATGTTCTGCTTCCATACAAAAACGCACGAAATTTATTATTTTGATCATGATACGCTACCTTATCTGACAAAATTGTTTGACGATTTCAGTGATTACTTAAAAGGATGTTTAATTTTCTTACAACTTAATTATGTTTCCGATGAAAAATGGGCAAAATTTGAAGAAGTTTTAGAAGAAGTCGTTTCAGAATTTATCAGTGAAGAAGTCATTAAAAAGTGGAGATATTAA